A DNA window from Bradyrhizobium barranii subsp. barranii contains the following coding sequences:
- a CDS encoding carbohydrate porin, whose amino-acid sequence MIGTSHRFPLRNAAAIVLASTVASTGALAGAKDESAAEWLAPKWFNEWHDGLANKGLNFGATYIADNIANVSSGVKRGAIHFGRLDLSIDADLDKLVGWTGGRFYANAFVIYGQGLSRNYVMNLATISEIEALPDQRLYNAYFEQSFFGDRLNIRVGQQAADVEFFDSQTDDLFINGTFGWPAIKASNLPAGGPAPPIAVPGIRIKAALTESITAFGAVFNGDPSGPGDQDPQLRDHHGLAFRVNDPPWVIGQVRFNYDVDIGGRPLAGNFTPGAWKHYGSFDSQRFTAEGLSIADPSGSGVPARLRGNYGVFAVIEQVLYRPPEVKDNTTSASIPGITAFGRIAYSPPDRNLIDLYVDGGIGFVGFTPGRPLDRFGVAMAYMRISNTARNLDIDTQAFTGIQSPVRSNETLIEMIYEAHIKPGWLIAPYFQYVFRPSGGIPNPNDSTGVSRIGDAAVFGVTSTIRY is encoded by the coding sequence GTGATCGGCACGTCCCACAGATTTCCGCTGCGAAATGCGGCCGCGATAGTGCTGGCCTCAACGGTGGCGAGCACCGGCGCGCTCGCCGGCGCCAAGGACGAAAGCGCGGCCGAATGGCTGGCGCCGAAATGGTTCAACGAATGGCATGACGGGCTCGCCAACAAGGGCCTGAATTTCGGCGCCACCTATATCGCCGACAACATCGCCAACGTCTCCAGCGGCGTGAAGCGTGGTGCCATCCATTTCGGCCGCCTCGATCTCTCGATCGATGCCGATCTCGACAAGCTCGTCGGCTGGACCGGCGGCCGCTTCTACGCCAATGCGTTCGTGATCTACGGCCAAGGGCTGAGCCGCAACTATGTGATGAACCTCGCCACCATCAGCGAGATCGAGGCGCTACCGGACCAGCGGCTCTACAACGCCTATTTCGAGCAGAGCTTCTTCGGCGACCGCCTGAACATCAGGGTCGGCCAGCAGGCCGCCGACGTCGAGTTCTTCGACAGCCAGACCGACGACCTCTTCATCAACGGCACCTTCGGCTGGCCCGCGATCAAGGCGAGCAATCTTCCGGCCGGCGGCCCGGCACCGCCGATCGCGGTGCCCGGCATCCGCATCAAGGCGGCGCTGACCGAGAGCATCACGGCGTTCGGTGCGGTGTTCAACGGCGATCCGTCAGGTCCGGGCGATCAGGATCCGCAGCTGCGCGACCATCATGGCCTGGCGTTCCGCGTCAACGATCCGCCGTGGGTGATCGGGCAGGTTCGCTTCAACTACGACGTCGATATCGGCGGCCGGCCGCTCGCCGGCAATTTCACGCCGGGCGCCTGGAAGCATTACGGCTCGTTCGACAGCCAGCGTTTTACGGCGGAGGGGCTGTCGATCGCCGATCCCAGCGGAAGCGGTGTGCCTGCAAGACTTCGCGGCAATTACGGTGTCTTCGCCGTCATCGAGCAGGTGCTCTATCGCCCGCCGGAGGTAAAGGACAACACCACGTCAGCCTCGATCCCGGGCATCACCGCGTTCGGCCGCATCGCTTACAGCCCGCCGGACCGCAATCTGATCGACCTTTATGTGGACGGCGGCATCGGTTTCGTGGGCTTCACGCCAGGCCGTCCGCTCGATCGCTTCGGCGTGGCCATGGCCTATATGCGGATTTCGAACACCGCGCGCAATCTTGACATTGATACGCAGGCTTTCACCGGCATCCAGAGTCCGGTGCGCAGCAACGAAACGCTGATCGAGATGATCTACGAGGCGCATATCAAGCCGGGCTGGCTGATCGCGCCTTACTTCCAATACGTGTTCCGCCCCTCCGGCGGCATCCCCAATCCGAACGATTCGACCGGCGTGTCGCGGATCGGTGACGCCGCAGTCTTCGGCGTCACCTCCACGATCAGGTACTAG